From a single Sinomonas atrocyanea genomic region:
- a CDS encoding aldo/keto reductase produces MRYRKLGSSDLEVSEISLGSWLTYSGGIEEEQTRACTEAAFDAGINFFDTANVYGRGASETAWGEILSKHPRDSYILATKVMGRMSDTDAGLAPEQIAKQIDASLSRLQTDYVDLYQAHRFDTSVPIEDTIEAFQKVLEQGKARYLGFSEWTPEQIQAAIDIAGPDLFVSSQPQYSMLWQAPEAEVFGLCAANGISQIVWSPLAQGVLTGKYKPGQDIPADSRFANDSMNMAKDLVLSDPVLEAVQRLVPIAEGAGLDLPTMALAWVLRRSELASAITGASRPEQVHANAAASGVELSPDVLSAIDEALGDVPIRGPRLAPNAQEGVLHRA; encoded by the coding sequence ATGCGCTACCGCAAGCTCGGAAGTTCTGACCTCGAGGTCTCGGAGATCTCACTCGGCTCGTGGCTCACGTACTCGGGCGGCATCGAGGAGGAGCAGACCCGCGCCTGCACGGAGGCCGCGTTCGACGCCGGCATCAACTTCTTCGACACCGCGAACGTCTACGGTCGGGGCGCCTCGGAGACGGCCTGGGGCGAGATCCTCTCGAAGCACCCGCGCGATTCCTACATCCTGGCCACGAAGGTGATGGGCCGGATGTCCGACACCGACGCCGGCCTCGCCCCCGAGCAGATCGCCAAGCAGATCGATGCCTCCCTCTCGCGGCTGCAGACGGACTACGTGGACCTCTACCAGGCGCACCGCTTCGACACGTCCGTGCCGATCGAGGACACGATCGAGGCGTTCCAGAAGGTTCTCGAGCAGGGCAAGGCGCGCTACCTCGGCTTCAGCGAGTGGACCCCGGAGCAGATCCAGGCCGCGATCGACATCGCGGGACCTGACCTGTTCGTCTCCTCCCAGCCGCAGTACTCGATGCTCTGGCAGGCGCCCGAGGCCGAGGTCTTCGGGCTGTGCGCGGCCAACGGCATCTCGCAGATCGTCTGGTCCCCCCTCGCCCAGGGCGTCCTGACGGGCAAGTACAAGCCGGGGCAGGACATTCCCGCGGACAGCCGCTTCGCCAACGACTCCATGAACATGGCCAAGGACCTTGTGCTGTCCGATCCGGTCCTCGAGGCCGTGCAGCGCCTCGTCCCCATCGCCGAGGGCGCCGGGCTGGACCTGCCGACCATGGCCCTCGCGTGGGTCCTGCGCCGCAGCGAGCTCGCTTCCGCCATCACCGGCGCCTCCCGCCCCGAGCAGGTCCACGCGAATGCGGCCGCGTCCGGGGTCGAGCTCTCCCCCGACGTCCTCAGTGCCATCGACGAGGCCCTCGGCGACGTCCCGATCCGCGGGCCGAGGCTCGCCCCCAATGCGCAGGAAGGGGTCCTGCACCGCGCCTGA
- a CDS encoding Fic family protein: MSVLLLGRGHDPVLAYLADRGRALGVRCDAVDAGRIAAEGSWDLRLPGGGVLRSGTAAWDLSAYTTVIARGLEPEAAGCPAPHGWAGFVDSIGPWLRTCRPAVVNPPARPGGAPPAALALMAAIAARLPAADWRWELDRAARAASGAAGRSASRAADGSAVHSLYVVGEAVLPSPAGPGGGQLPGPEVHSALARATASLGWLLARWDASVDRDGVWRWRGADPAPDLRRDDGLLDGGVSRAVLALRSRPSRSTLAWPASAPRGPAVGPVLHRGACRSGLDPCPCGSPARIDLVDRLLAEAADRLDHGLQAPERWQGPMRRESLRYGTAPERAHYEDAFNRLARDSSSGAVPPLTVDRLRALHVEAGGDGALRTVHLWIPGGHTFPHPAAVLPLLQELCAAYEEDIGAASAGGPRTGYSAALRLHLGLLTIHPFRDGNGRLSRLVAARELMRGGYRARVLTILDQHYEQWPHVYTDLLTAVEDGRICRPACVLGMQLAALARAWREAPALARTQRPAIGALPTVGEGALAQILGPVLADVAAADEGR, from the coding sequence ATGAGCGTCCTCCTCCTCGGCCGCGGCCACGACCCCGTGCTGGCCTATCTGGCCGACCGGGGGCGCGCGCTCGGGGTGCGGTGCGATGCGGTCGACGCCGGGCGGATCGCCGCGGAGGGGTCCTGGGACCTCAGGCTGCCCGGCGGCGGGGTGCTCCGCTCGGGCACGGCAGCCTGGGACCTCTCGGCCTACACCACGGTCATCGCGCGGGGCCTGGAGCCCGAGGCGGCCGGCTGCCCGGCGCCGCACGGCTGGGCCGGATTCGTCGACTCGATCGGCCCGTGGCTGCGGACCTGCCGGCCGGCGGTGGTGAACCCGCCCGCACGCCCCGGGGGCGCGCCCCCGGCCGCCCTGGCCCTGATGGCCGCGATCGCCGCGAGGCTGCCCGCGGCGGACTGGCGGTGGGAGCTGGACCGGGCGGCCCGGGCTGCTTCCGGCGCCGCGGGCAGGTCGGCCAGCAGGGCTGCCGACGGCTCTGCCGTGCACAGCCTGTACGTGGTGGGCGAGGCGGTCCTCCCCTCCCCCGCCGGGCCGGGCGGCGGGCAGCTGCCCGGCCCCGAGGTCCACAGCGCGCTGGCCCGGGCGACCGCCAGCCTGGGCTGGCTCCTGGCCCGGTGGGACGCGTCCGTGGACCGCGACGGCGTGTGGCGCTGGCGCGGGGCCGACCCCGCGCCAGACCTCCGCCGCGACGACGGGCTCCTCGACGGCGGCGTCTCCCGCGCCGTCCTCGCCCTGCGTTCCCGCCCGTCGAGGAGCACCCTGGCGTGGCCGGCCTCTGCCCCGCGGGGACCTGCCGTTGGCCCCGTTCTCCACCGCGGCGCGTGCCGGAGCGGGCTCGATCCCTGCCCCTGCGGATCGCCGGCCCGGATTGACCTCGTGGACCGGCTCCTGGCCGAGGCCGCTGACCGACTCGACCACGGCCTCCAGGCCCCCGAACGCTGGCAGGGGCCGATGCGGCGCGAGAGCCTCCGCTACGGGACGGCGCCGGAACGGGCGCACTATGAGGACGCGTTCAACCGCCTCGCGCGGGATTCGTCGTCTGGGGCGGTCCCGCCGCTGACGGTGGACCGCCTGCGGGCGCTGCACGTGGAGGCCGGCGGGGATGGGGCGCTGCGCACCGTGCACCTGTGGATCCCCGGCGGCCACACGTTCCCGCACCCCGCAGCCGTGCTCCCGCTCCTGCAGGAGCTGTGCGCGGCGTACGAGGAGGACATCGGGGCCGCGTCCGCCGGCGGCCCCCGGACCGGCTACAGCGCGGCCCTCCGCCTCCACCTCGGGCTGCTCACGATCCATCCCTTCCGGGACGGGAACGGCCGGCTCTCCCGCCTCGTGGCCGCACGGGAGCTGATGCGCGGCGGGTACCGCGCCCGGGTGCTGACGATCCTGGACCAGCACTACGAGCAGTGGCCCCACGTGTACACCGATCTCCTGACCGCGGTCGAGGACGGGCGGATCTGCCGGCCGGCCTGCGTGCTCGGGATGCAGCTCGCGGCCCTCGCCCGGGCCTGGCGCGAGGCCCCTGCGCTCGCCCGCACCCAGCGGCCGGCGATCGGCGCCCTCCCGACCGTGGGCGAAGGAGCCCTGGCCCAGATCCTCGGGCCCGTCCTCGCGGACGTGGCGGCGGCTGACGAGGGGAGGTGA
- a CDS encoding multidrug DMT transporter permease has translation MGHAAKVFSSTHWLGIPIALLGAVFLALGTIYQGRGVGAHATRETSLRALVRRPVWLAGSAMLGAAVLLQLAALRFSPLMVVQPIGAAALVVTALVNARAASRAPGRRQTAAILLSVVGIAAFVAVAAVSAQDVEISDTHLRTILILLAVAVAAALAVGARNRTHPSATLSTAAAGVLYGFVATLVKAVMGRLVQGDFAWLSLVGVAGLGVAVVVGARLVQKAHAGGSDELVVAGLTVVDPMTAVSLGIVVLGEADAAPPASFAGFLAAGAAAVVGVWLLAKSQEHHQPAATGSRTREG, from the coding sequence ATGGGCCACGCGGCAAAGGTCTTCTCCTCGACCCACTGGTTGGGGATTCCCATCGCGCTGCTCGGCGCCGTCTTCCTCGCCTTGGGCACCATCTACCAAGGACGTGGAGTCGGGGCGCATGCGACGCGGGAGACGAGCCTGCGGGCCCTCGTGCGCAGGCCCGTCTGGCTCGCGGGGAGTGCGATGCTCGGCGCCGCCGTGCTGCTGCAGCTCGCGGCCCTCCGGTTCTCCCCCCTCATGGTCGTCCAGCCGATCGGCGCCGCCGCGCTCGTGGTGACGGCGCTCGTCAATGCCCGCGCGGCCAGCCGGGCTCCCGGCCGGAGGCAGACGGCGGCCATCCTCCTCAGCGTCGTCGGCATCGCCGCGTTCGTCGCCGTGGCAGCGGTCTCGGCGCAGGACGTCGAGATCAGCGACACGCACCTGCGCACCATCCTGATCCTCCTCGCGGTGGCCGTTGCCGCGGCGCTGGCCGTGGGCGCCCGCAACCGCACGCACCCCAGTGCCACCCTGTCCACGGCCGCGGCCGGCGTCCTCTACGGGTTCGTGGCGACGCTCGTGAAGGCCGTGATGGGCCGCCTGGTCCAGGGGGACTTCGCTTGGCTCTCGCTCGTGGGCGTGGCCGGACTCGGCGTGGCGGTCGTCGTCGGCGCCCGGCTCGTCCAGAAGGCGCACGCCGGCGGCAGCGACGAGCTCGTCGTGGCCGGGCTGACCGTCGTCGACCCGATGACCGCCGTCAGCCTCGGCATCGTGGTCCTCGGCGAGGCCGACGCCGCCCCACCGGCGTCCTTCGCGGGCTTCCTCGCCGCGGGGGCCGCCGCAGTGGTGGGCGTGTGGCTGCTGGCGAAGTCCCAGGAGCACCACCAGCCCGCCGCCACCGGCAGCCGCACGAGGGAAGGATGA
- a CDS encoding SDR family NAD(P)-dependent oxidoreductase, translated as MPDVALVTGTSSGIGLHAAVELARRGLTVVATMRDTARAGALREAAEAAGVVLDVRALDVVDHAAAEGLVDAVAADHGRIDVLVNNAGRGCVGTAEQLPMDVIRDQLEINYLAPVHLARLVLPGMRERGHGRIVTVTSVGGAVGQPFADAYCGAKFAVEGFMQSLAPVVEPFGVRVSIVEPAAVASEFVANVERPADVGAYGAQLEAYLARTSGAFAGAQTAADAGAAIADAATSTAYRFRWQTSEVAVRFVGASLADLDGERVLGVTRSWVAG; from the coding sequence ATGCCCGATGTCGCGCTCGTCACAGGCACCTCGTCCGGGATCGGGCTGCACGCCGCCGTCGAACTTGCCCGCCGCGGCCTGACCGTGGTCGCCACGATGCGCGACACCGCGCGCGCCGGTGCCCTCCGCGAGGCGGCGGAGGCGGCCGGCGTCGTCCTCGATGTCCGCGCGCTCGACGTCGTCGACCACGCCGCCGCGGAGGGGCTCGTCGACGCCGTGGCCGCGGACCACGGCAGGATCGACGTCCTCGTCAACAACGCCGGGAGGGGCTGCGTCGGGACGGCCGAGCAGCTCCCGATGGACGTGATCCGGGACCAGCTCGAGATCAACTACCTCGCGCCCGTGCACCTAGCCAGGCTCGTCCTCCCGGGCATGCGCGAGCGCGGCCACGGCCGCATCGTGACCGTGACGAGCGTGGGCGGCGCCGTCGGCCAGCCCTTCGCCGACGCCTACTGCGGCGCCAAGTTCGCGGTCGAGGGCTTCATGCAGTCCCTCGCACCCGTCGTCGAGCCGTTCGGGGTGCGGGTGAGCATCGTCGAGCCCGCCGCGGTGGCGAGCGAGTTCGTGGCGAACGTCGAGCGGCCGGCCGACGTCGGCGCGTACGGCGCCCAGCTCGAGGCCTACCTCGCGCGCACCTCGGGCGCCTTCGCGGGGGCGCAGACCGCCGCGGACGCCGGGGCCGCGATCGCCGACGCCGCCACCTCGACCGCCTACCGCTTCCGCTGGCAGACGTCCGAGGTCGCCGTCCGCTTCGTGGGCGCCTCGCTCGCCGATCTCGACGGGGAGCGCGTCCTCGGCGTGACCCGCTCCTGGGTCGCGGGCTAG
- a CDS encoding FAD-binding monooxygenase gives MQFHHHGYVSTNPKVQPAAGVGLNRPEELPDQVDVLIIGTGPAGMITAAQLSQFPDVTTRIIERRPGRLEIGQADGIQARSVETFQAFGFAPEIIAEAYHITEMNFWQPDPENPQNIVRTSRAVDDEMGISEFPHLIVNQARVLDYFADVMRNSPTRMTPDYGWEFLGLEIGEGEYPVTVRIVGSGPENQGQERTISAKYVVGSDGARSKVRDAIGCEMSGDRANHAWGVMDVLANTDFPDIRTKCAIQSHDGGSILHIPREGGYLFRMYVDLGVVPDDDHGKIRQTPLEEIIARANKILHPYTVDVKSVAWNSVYEVGHRVTHRFDDVPTSLAGTRTPRVFITGDACHTHSAKAGQGMNVSMQDGFNIGWKLGHVLEGRSPESLLSTYTAERQVIAQNLIDFDRTWSSMMAKKPEEFENPQELADFYVRTAEFPAGFMTEYTQSMIVGAARHQALATGYTVGKRFKSARVARICDTNPLHLGHLAAADGRWRIYVFADAAKPGTAGSTLEKFADWLATDPASPVVATPEGLDRNAWFDVKVVYQQDHRAFDLNDVPAVFKPQVGEFGLNDLENVFGTLPDDDIFAQRGIDRDGVVVVVRPDQYVADVLPLAATDELGAFFAGVLKGHAAAQV, from the coding sequence GTGCAGTTCCACCATCACGGCTACGTCTCCACGAACCCCAAGGTTCAGCCGGCCGCGGGCGTCGGCCTCAACCGCCCCGAGGAGCTCCCCGACCAGGTCGACGTCCTGATCATCGGCACGGGCCCCGCGGGCATGATCACCGCCGCTCAGCTGTCGCAGTTCCCGGACGTGACCACGCGCATCATCGAGCGCCGCCCCGGGCGCCTCGAGATCGGCCAGGCGGACGGCATCCAGGCCCGCAGCGTCGAGACGTTCCAGGCGTTCGGCTTCGCCCCCGAGATCATCGCGGAGGCGTACCACATCACCGAGATGAACTTCTGGCAGCCCGACCCGGAGAACCCCCAGAACATCGTCCGCACCTCCCGCGCGGTCGACGACGAGATGGGCATCAGCGAGTTCCCGCACCTGATCGTGAACCAGGCCCGCGTCCTCGACTACTTCGCCGACGTCATGCGGAACTCCCCCACCCGGATGACCCCCGACTACGGCTGGGAGTTCCTCGGCCTCGAGATCGGCGAGGGCGAGTACCCGGTGACCGTGCGGATCGTCGGTTCCGGGCCCGAGAACCAGGGCCAGGAGCGCACCATCAGCGCCAAGTACGTGGTGGGCTCGGACGGCGCGCGCTCCAAGGTGCGCGACGCGATCGGCTGCGAGATGAGCGGCGACCGCGCCAACCACGCCTGGGGCGTCATGGACGTCCTGGCGAACACGGACTTCCCGGACATCCGCACCAAGTGCGCCATCCAGTCGCACGACGGCGGCAGCATCCTCCACATTCCGCGCGAGGGCGGGTACCTGTTCCGCATGTACGTGGACCTCGGCGTGGTGCCGGACGACGACCACGGCAAGATCCGCCAGACCCCGCTCGAGGAGATCATCGCCCGCGCGAACAAGATCCTCCACCCCTACACCGTGGACGTGAAGAGCGTCGCGTGGAACAGCGTCTACGAGGTGGGCCACCGCGTGACCCACCGCTTCGACGACGTCCCCACCTCGCTGGCCGGCACCCGCACCCCGCGCGTGTTCATCACGGGCGACGCATGCCACACCCACAGCGCCAAGGCCGGCCAGGGCATGAACGTCTCGATGCAGGACGGGTTCAACATCGGCTGGAAGCTCGGCCACGTCCTCGAGGGCCGCAGCCCCGAGAGCCTGCTGTCGACCTACACCGCCGAGCGCCAGGTGATCGCGCAGAACCTCATCGACTTCGACCGGACGTGGTCCTCGATGATGGCCAAGAAGCCCGAGGAGTTCGAGAACCCCCAGGAGCTCGCCGACTTCTACGTGCGCACCGCCGAGTTCCCGGCCGGGTTCATGACCGAGTACACCCAGTCCATGATCGTGGGCGCGGCCAGGCACCAGGCCCTCGCCACCGGCTACACCGTGGGCAAGCGCTTCAAGTCCGCCCGCGTCGCCCGGATCTGCGACACGAACCCGCTGCACCTCGGCCACCTCGCCGCGGCGGACGGCCGCTGGCGCATCTACGTCTTCGCCGATGCCGCCAAGCCCGGCACCGCCGGCTCGACGCTCGAGAAGTTCGCGGACTGGCTCGCGACGGACCCGGCCTCGCCGGTCGTCGCCACCCCCGAGGGCCTCGACCGCAACGCCTGGTTCGACGTGAAGGTGGTCTACCAGCAGGACCACCGCGCCTTCGACCTGAACGACGTCCCGGCCGTGTTCAAGCCCCAGGTGGGCGAGTTCGGGCTCAACGACCTCGAGAACGTCTTCGGCACGCTCCCGGACGATGACATCTTCGCCCAGCGCGGGATCGACCGCGACGGCGTGGTCGTGGTGGTCCGCCCCGACCAGTACGTCGCCGACGTCCTGCCGCTCGCGGCCACCGACGAGCTCGGCGCGTTCTTCGCCGGCGTCCTCAAGGGCCACGCGGCAGCGCAGGTCTGA
- a CDS encoding class E sortase, protein MAATRGTAGRAALIKALGVTGELLITFALIIGLFILWYAYFNPWVVGLRQDKVAAEQSRQLTQQLKAKAPATPQAVPAPQPSGATAGPKAAPAAATIPVAAEPPAVADTIGVIYIPRLGDGWRRIVRQSVDTERVLNSVTAGVGHYTGTAMPGGVGNFAVAAHDIGYGNSFLNLSKLRLGDKVYIQTSLGWYTYTFRNFQFVQPDAIDVLNAVPTVSRTAGSERFITLTTCYPAIFPPLERVAAYGTFVGFDTAPPAELAPTLAKDG, encoded by the coding sequence GTGGCGGCGACACGCGGGACCGCAGGCCGGGCGGCCCTGATCAAGGCCTTGGGCGTGACCGGGGAACTGCTGATCACGTTCGCGCTGATCATCGGGCTGTTCATCCTCTGGTACGCGTATTTCAATCCGTGGGTCGTGGGCCTGCGCCAGGACAAGGTGGCCGCCGAGCAGAGCAGGCAGCTCACCCAGCAGCTCAAGGCCAAGGCGCCGGCCACGCCGCAGGCAGTCCCGGCGCCGCAGCCCTCGGGCGCGACCGCCGGCCCGAAGGCCGCCCCGGCCGCCGCGACCATCCCCGTCGCCGCTGAGCCCCCCGCCGTCGCGGACACCATCGGCGTCATCTACATCCCCCGACTGGGCGACGGCTGGCGCCGGATCGTGCGGCAGTCCGTGGACACCGAGAGGGTCCTCAACAGCGTCACGGCGGGCGTGGGCCACTACACCGGCACGGCCATGCCCGGCGGCGTCGGGAACTTCGCGGTCGCCGCCCACGACATCGGCTACGGCAACAGCTTCCTGAACCTGAGCAAGCTCCGCCTCGGCGACAAGGTCTACATCCAGACCTCCCTCGGCTGGTACACCTACACGTTCCGCAACTTCCAGTTCGTCCAGCCGGACGCGATCGACGTCCTCAACGCCGTGCCCACCGTGTCCCGCACGGCCGGGAGCGAGCGCTTCATCACCCTGACCACGTGCTATCCGGCGATCTTCCCCCCGCTCGAGCGGGTGGCGGCCTACGGGACGTTCGTGGGCTTCGACACGGCGCCGCCCGCGGAGCTCGCCCCCACCCTCGCGAAGGACGGCTGA
- a CDS encoding DUF6993 domain-containing protein, whose protein sequence is MSEGRGSRTKNLVWAAVVVVLLAVGGIGLAGALQGLDLGAAAGAGSTAGAAGTPSAQPGTAAPATSAPATPSPTPSPARSLNRFDPAASPTENLGVFTRTLEGAARSASSSSVDAATLTGALAAAGFAPSAMQRSADQTSANLQAPVLTVSVRVGADCLVGQFVRSDASISTELAAPVAQGACLIGRQPKA, encoded by the coding sequence ATGAGCGAGGGCAGGGGCAGCCGGACGAAGAACCTCGTGTGGGCGGCCGTGGTGGTGGTGCTCCTGGCGGTCGGCGGGATCGGGCTTGCCGGTGCGCTGCAGGGCCTCGACCTCGGTGCCGCGGCCGGTGCCGGCTCCACTGCCGGCGCCGCGGGCACGCCCAGCGCCCAGCCCGGAACCGCGGCTCCCGCGACCAGCGCGCCGGCCACCCCGTCCCCCACGCCCTCGCCCGCCCGTAGCCTGAACCGGTTCGACCCCGCCGCCTCGCCGACGGAGAACCTCGGGGTGTTCACGCGGACGCTGGAAGGCGCGGCACGGTCGGCGTCGTCCTCGTCGGTGGACGCGGCCACCCTGACCGGGGCGCTGGCCGCTGCGGGGTTCGCGCCGTCGGCGATGCAGCGCAGCGCGGACCAGACGAGCGCCAACCTCCAGGCCCCCGTGCTCACGGTCTCGGTCCGGGTGGGCGCGGACTGCCTCGTGGGGCAGTTCGTCCGTTCGGACGCGAGCATCTCGACCGAGCTCGCGGCCCCGGTCGCGCAGGGGGCCTGCCTGATCGGGCGCCAGCCGAAGGCCTGA
- a CDS encoding DUF4012 domain-containing protein encodes MAGRRSGGRRLRWPSGRKGAWLAGAAVAVLLLLGCCVWLGVRAFLAQQEIGEAQRLAKVIQTQVVAGQGSAAQDSARQFAAHVDAGRSYVDDPVWGLAGHVPFVGTNFSTVSRLADILGTVTHQAVLPLADVAGTISPATLRPSHGAVDLKPVSAARPAIVQADKALKDASAQLAALTPGDGTLPPVRDGLEHFKTVVGEAAQQVSAADTATSVLPAMLGSDGPRTYLVIFQNNAELRATGGIPGAAAEVRVDHGKITLGRQAAGKNIGPFEEPVLPLTDQTQGLYETITGQYFQDVNLTPQFPVSARLATEMWRRQFGQKVDGVVSLDPVALGYLLKATGPVKLPSGETMDSGNAVRLLLSDAYADYRVVQQKDEFFATAAAAVFQKVSAGGFQPKAMLDALAHAASERRLLAWSPDKQEQDAIAAADLAGWPPASSSSKDSFGVYLNDATGAKMDYYLREAYSVSGGMCRQDGRPTWQVDVTLTSAAPPNAATALPRYVTGGGMFGVPPGVVKTQVNVYAPQSAVFLGAWKDSKPLDVHRDADAGYPVAQTYVSLAPGASTTLRLQFLGGEHAETTPGLISTPTVNKPAFSLSALSCKDVAR; translated from the coding sequence GTGGCCGGCCGCCGCTCCGGCGGTCGCCGCCTGCGCTGGCCGAGCGGGCGCAAGGGAGCGTGGCTGGCCGGTGCCGCCGTCGCCGTACTGCTCCTGCTCGGGTGCTGCGTGTGGCTCGGAGTGCGGGCGTTCCTGGCCCAGCAGGAGATCGGCGAGGCCCAGCGCCTGGCCAAGGTGATCCAGACCCAGGTCGTCGCGGGACAGGGCAGCGCAGCCCAGGACTCGGCCCGCCAGTTCGCCGCCCACGTCGACGCCGGGCGCTCCTACGTGGACGATCCGGTCTGGGGCCTGGCCGGCCACGTGCCGTTCGTGGGCACCAACTTCTCCACCGTCTCCCGGCTCGCGGACATCCTCGGCACGGTCACGCACCAGGCGGTGCTGCCGCTGGCCGACGTCGCGGGCACCATCAGCCCGGCCACGCTGAGGCCGTCCCACGGTGCCGTGGACCTGAAGCCGGTCTCGGCCGCGCGCCCGGCGATCGTCCAGGCCGACAAGGCGCTCAAGGATGCCTCTGCCCAGCTCGCGGCGCTCACGCCCGGGGACGGGACGCTGCCTCCCGTCCGTGACGGGCTCGAGCACTTCAAGACCGTGGTGGGCGAGGCGGCCCAGCAGGTGTCGGCCGCGGACACGGCCACGAGCGTGCTTCCCGCCATGCTGGGCAGCGACGGTCCGCGCACCTATCTGGTGATCTTCCAGAACAACGCGGAGCTGCGGGCCACGGGAGGCATCCCCGGCGCTGCGGCCGAGGTCCGGGTGGACCACGGGAAGATCACGCTCGGGCGGCAGGCGGCGGGCAAGAACATCGGGCCGTTCGAGGAGCCCGTCCTGCCGCTGACGGACCAGACCCAGGGCCTCTACGAGACCATCACGGGCCAGTACTTCCAGGACGTGAACCTCACCCCGCAGTTCCCGGTGAGTGCCCGCCTGGCCACCGAGATGTGGCGGCGCCAGTTCGGGCAGAAGGTGGACGGCGTCGTGTCCCTCGACCCCGTGGCCCTGGGCTACCTGCTCAAGGCCACGGGACCGGTCAAGCTGCCGAGCGGAGAGACCATGGACAGCGGCAACGCGGTGCGGCTGCTCCTCAGCGATGCGTACGCCGACTACCGCGTGGTCCAGCAGAAGGACGAGTTCTTCGCCACGGCCGCGGCGGCGGTGTTCCAGAAGGTCTCGGCCGGAGGCTTCCAGCCGAAGGCCATGCTCGACGCCCTGGCACATGCCGCATCGGAGCGGAGGCTCCTCGCATGGAGCCCTGACAAGCAGGAGCAGGACGCCATCGCCGCCGCGGACCTCGCCGGCTGGCCGCCCGCCTCGAGCTCGTCCAAGGACTCCTTCGGCGTCTATCTCAACGACGCGACCGGGGCCAAGATGGACTACTACCTCCGCGAGGCCTACAGCGTCAGCGGGGGCATGTGCCGCCAGGACGGCAGGCCCACCTGGCAGGTCGACGTGACCCTGACGAGCGCCGCCCCGCCGAACGCGGCCACGGCGCTGCCGCGGTATGTGACTGGCGGCGGGATGTTCGGAGTCCCGCCGGGCGTGGTGAAGACCCAGGTCAATGTGTACGCTCCCCAGTCCGCCGTGTTCCTCGGGGCCTGGAAGGACTCGAAGCCCCTCGATGTGCACCGCGATGCCGACGCCGGCTACCCCGTCGCTCAGACCTACGTGTCTCTGGCGCCGGGCGCTTCGACGACGCTGCGCCTCCAATTCCTCGGTGGGGAACACGCCGAAACAACGCCAGGCTTGATTTCGACACCAACTGTTAATAAGCCTGCCTTTTCTCTATCGGCACTTTCATGCAAAGATGTAGCTCGGTAA
- a CDS encoding CPBP family intramembrane glutamic endopeptidase yields the protein MVTKTSRRVPRLVWAGLGLVAAVLCGWTVEAAASARLDPALLGIAAYVLVWVPLVLALILSFAGQTMREAAAFLGLRFRAMDLLWGVGIGCLARAADALIRTVATGSTGLAPQPTLSSIGGIGGIGVQALALGVIAPVVIAPILEETYFRGLVLRSLAAALGRLSAAARWGAAVVITAAAFALVHALLLAGTPGEAVLTGVSTFLFALLAGAVAAATQRLGGAIVGHVVFNGLGVLLTWAV from the coding sequence ATGGTCACGAAGACCTCCCGCCGCGTCCCGCGGCTCGTGTGGGCCGGCCTCGGGCTGGTCGCCGCCGTGCTGTGCGGCTGGACGGTGGAAGCCGCCGCGTCCGCCCGCCTCGACCCGGCCCTGCTGGGGATCGCCGCCTACGTGCTCGTCTGGGTCCCGCTCGTCCTCGCCCTCATCCTGAGCTTCGCCGGGCAGACCATGCGCGAGGCGGCGGCGTTCCTGGGCCTGCGGTTCCGGGCGATGGACCTCCTGTGGGGCGTGGGCATCGGGTGCCTCGCCCGCGCGGCGGACGCCCTCATCCGCACCGTGGCCACCGGCTCGACCGGCCTGGCTCCCCAGCCCACGCTGAGCTCGATCGGCGGGATCGGCGGGATCGGCGTCCAGGCGCTCGCCCTGGGCGTCATCGCGCCCGTGGTCATCGCGCCGATCCTCGAGGAGACCTATTTCCGCGGCCTCGTGCTGCGCTCCCTCGCCGCCGCCCTCGGCAGGCTCTCCGCCGCGGCGAGGTGGGGCGCCGCCGTCGTCATCACCGCGGCCGCGTTCGCGCTGGTGCACGCCCTGCTGCTGGCCGGCACGCCGGGCGAGGCGGTCCTCACCGGCGTCTCGACGTTCCTCTTCGCTCTCCTGGCGGGGGCGGTCGCGGCGGCGACCCAGCGGCTCGGGGGCGCCATCGTGGGGCACGTGGTCTTCAACGGGCTGGGCGTGCTGCTGACCTGGGCCGTCTGA